From Anopheles coluzzii chromosome 3, AcolN3, whole genome shotgun sequence, the proteins below share one genomic window:
- the LOC120955442 gene encoding uncharacterized protein LOC120955442 encodes MSEIVSCAKDTQLHSFPGLEQLASSAHVVSDGSYCHFIGSSKLFVRANKDWGIELLRIKPGTDQQPDGAGKMGSSGSRTIANVKKIMIDNLYCVACPKTAGKEEIAIGLTTGTVRFMNYKKANFTKRFDADRIAIGVTFMDFNATDDFLAAVFENGLVNVYGMKSNSKLHTLAFDKNTVKARFHPTKRFSMAIASYNGAVLLYDTQSKKTIFSQTTAHAAPCRDVGMVESYPDYLFSVGYDNVINIFDTRRKATASQIQSNYPFESLAIAEDGIHLAVGNLKGYVYGYDLRNLKDPLNMQKIHQSCVNSISFVPQPREGSNRRSMIELDESKKVTKSVRISEGGQLDANHKEQTSRRPDRLTVNDPQTPLGAVEQHDSFIGEIDLFLQRRDAPMDCLSRLSTSSRLSTDSRNSMQMAGNNLMGFLEELSDCNIDPEATESQTQPAAESNSGVDDSFVNVNRLLRRVKGDVSKRKAHGVGDNLEYIREEGSEVGDGANEVLASSNNQPAATPRVLAESQQGNTFTPLGEGKKSNVPVDESEQIAEVKSDKENRTRLSTLKPEVYTSTPEASTVLLSTVSTAEKRKDSTTPVYRDSEESAMVREEIAELRKAMMEKFEQCTLRQLDAEQAMQSHLWMCMYNLWRETQSKLESLEQYVSTGLGLLLPRDEFAQQFLSMRAENESLRARLKQLEEGGKHG; translated from the exons ATGTCGGAGATAGTATCGTGTGCAAAGGATACACAGCTGCACAGCTTCCCGGGGCTGGAGCAGCTGGCCAGCAGTGCCCATGTCGTTAGCGATGGTTCGTACTGCCATTTCATCGGCTCCTCCAAGCTGTTTGTCCGGGCCAACAAAGATTGGGGTATCGAGCTGCTGCGGATCAAGCCAGGAACGGACCAGCAGCCGGATGGAGCTGGCAAAATGGGTAGCAGCGGTAGCCGCACGATCGCGAACGTGAAGAAGATCATGATCGACAATCTGTACTGTGTTGCCTGCCCGAAGACGGCTGGGAAGGAGGAGATTGCGATCGGGTTGACTACCGGCACGGTGCGGTTCATGAACTACAAGAAGGCTAACTTCACGAAACGGTTCGACGCCGACCGGATCGCCATCGGAGTAACGTTCATGGACTTTAACGCGACAGACGATTTTTTGGCAGCCGTGTTCGAGAACGGGCTGGTGAATGTGTACGGCATGAAGTCAAACTCTAAGCTGCACACACTCGCATTCGACAAGAA CACCGTCAAAGCACGATTTCATCCGACGAAACGGTTCTCGATGGCCATAGCGTCGTACAACGGTGCCGTCCTGCTGTACGATACGCAGTCGAAGAAAACGATATTCTCGCAGACTACTGCCCACGCTGCCCCGTGTCGCGATGTGGGAATGGTTGAATCGTATCCCGACTATCTGTTCTCGGTAGGCTATGACAATGTGATTAACATTTTCGACACCAGGAGGAAGGCGACGGCGTCGCAGATCCAATCCAACTATCCTTTCGAATCGCTGGCGATCGCGGAAGATGGTATTCACCTGGCGGTGGGCAATCTGAAGGGCTACGTGTACGGGTACGACCTGCGCAACCTGAAGGACCCGCTAAACATGCAAAAGATTCACCAGAGCTGCGTGAACAGCATTTCATTTGTGCCGCAACCACGTGAAGGATCGAACAGGCGCAGCATGATTGAGCTGGACGAGTCGAAGAAGGTAACGAAAAGTGTGCGTATCAGTGAAGGAGGACAGCTGGACGCGAATCACAAAGAGCAGACAAGTCGTCGTCCCGACCGGCTTACGGTAAACGATCCTCAAACACCGCTCGGAGCAGTGGAACAGCATGACAGCTTCATCGGAGAGATCGATCTGTTTCTACAGCGCCGCGATGCACCGATGGATTGTCTCTCCCGGCTGAGTACGTCATCCCGTTTGAGCACGGACTCGCGCAACAGCATGCAGATGGCGGGCAATAATCTGATGGGCTTTCTGGAGGAACTGTCCGATTGTAATATCGATCCGGAAGCTACCGAATCTCAGACACAACCGGCCGCTGAATCGAACTCGGGTGTGGACGATAGCTTTGTGAACGTGAACCGTTTGTTAAGGCGTGTGAAAGGAGACGTTTCGAAAAGGAAAGCCCACGGCGTAGGCGATAATTTGGAGTACATTCGCGAGGAAGGATCTGAGGTAGGCGACGGAGCGAATGAAGTGTTAGCCAGTAGCAATAATCAGCCTGCTGCCACTCCAAGAGTTCTCGCAGAAAGTCAACAGGGAAACACGTTCACACCGTTGGGTGAGGGGAAAAAGAGCAACGTTCCCGTCGATGAATCGGAACAGATCGCTGAGGTAAAATCGGACAAGGAAAATCGCACTCGGCTTTCGACGCTAAAACCGGAAGTATACACATCAACACCGGAAGCATCGACTGTGCTCCTTTCCACAGTAAGCACGGCGGAAAAACGGAAAGACTCCACAACGCCCGTCTACAGGGACAGCGAAGAGTCGGCAATGGTTCGGGAAGAGATTGCCGAACTGCGGAAAGCAATGATGGAAAAGTTTGAGCAGTGCACGTTGCGCCAGCTGGATGCGGAGCAGGCGATGCAAAGCCACCTGTGGATGTGTATGTACAATCTGTGGCGGGAAACGCAAAGCAAGCTGGAATCGTTGGAACAGTACGTTAGCACCGGACTGGGGCTGCTGTTGCCGAGGGATGAGTTTGCGCAGCAGTTTCTCAGCATGCGGGCAGAGAATGAGTCGCTGAGGGCACGCTTGAAACAGCTGGAGGAAGGTGGAAAACATGGGTAG
- the LOC120955444 gene encoding G protein-activated inward rectifier potassium channel 4 → MDSSRAQEGLRKRPKSSDSDSQDHLTLDTRVVNKIGERNVRIYNLPQRSIRFVKDLVTTLVEEQWRYVLFVFVASYVGSWVFFAGLWYILSYAHGDLIQDSPTGERLGDGVMPCVQGATNFIGFVLFSMETQISTGYGEKVPTEECPESFGLLTIQLIVGLLIDGAILGVVYAKLVRPPQKISEMKFSRRAVICQRDGQLCFVFRICDRKWQHAIETKVTAVLLASRRTAEGEEIEKNESYLKLENDGRLVLLWPVTACHVIDRDSPLYDVSAADLLERKLEIVITITGGTMTTGQINQARTSYVPSEICWGHRFRDIVEYDARKQSYVAVNERMHEIEQVDTPLCSARQLDMLKKRLQRDVKQDRPASARQESSIIFKDNANSDSEAKTADSNV, encoded by the exons ATGGATTCCTCCAGAGCACAAGAAGGTCTCAGAAAGAGACCGAAAAGTAGTGATTCGGATTCGCAAGATCATCTAACGCTCGACACACGTGTGGTGAACAAAATTGGCGAACGAAATGTGCGTATTTACAATCTTCCCCAACGGTCGATTCGCTTCGTGAAAGATCTGGTGACAACACTG GTGGAAGAGCAATGGCGTTACGTTTTGTTCGTATTTGTCGCCAGTTACGTCGGCAGCTGGGTGTTCTTTGCCGGCCTGTGGTACATTCTTTCCTACGCTCACGGTGATCTGATTCAGGATTCACCCACCGGGGAACGGTTGGGCGATGGCGTTATGCCGTGCGTGCAGGGAGCCACCAACTTCATCGGGTTCGTGCTGTTCAGCATGGAAACGCAAATATCTACCGGATACGGCGAGAAGGTACCGACCGAGGAAtgtccggaatcgttcggacTGCTCACCATCCAGCTGATCGTGGGGCTGCTAATCGACGGTGCCATACTCGGGGTGGTGTACGCGAAGTTGGTTCGTCCGCCGCAGAAAATCTCCGAAATGAAGTTCAGCCGACGGGCCGTGATCTGTCAGCGGGATGGGCAGCTGTGTTTCGTGTTTCGTATCTGCGACCGGAAGTGGCAGCATGCTATCGAGACCAAGGTGACGGCCGTCCTGCTCGCATCGAGACGCACCGCCGAGGGAGAGGAGATCGAGAAGAATGAATCCTACCTGAAGCTGGAGAACGATGGACGGTTGGTGTTGCTTTGGCCCGTTACCGCTTGTCATGTGATCGATCGCGATAGCCCGCTGTACGATGTGTCCGCGGCGGACCTGCTCGAGCGCAAGCTGGAAATTGTGATAACGATTACGGGCGGCACGATGACGACGGGGCAGATTAATCAGGCGCGCACGTCCTACGTACCGTCGGAAATATGCTGGGGCCATCGGTTCCGTGACATTGTGGAGTATGACGCACGAAAGCAGTCGTATGTGGCCGTAAACGAACGCATGCATGAGATAGAGCAAGTCGACACGCCACTGTGCAGTGCGCGCCAGTTAGATATGTTGAAGAAACGGCTACAGCGAGATGTTAAGCAGGACCGACCGGCAAGTGCTCGCCAAGAATCGAGTATTATTTTCAAAGACAATGCGAATTCCGATTCGGAGGCGAAGACGGCCGATAGTAATGTATAA
- the LOC120955443 gene encoding ATP-sensitive inward rectifier potassium channel 11-like isoform X1: protein MSLDSLDSLTGSPYSARKNWLKGQEHQQHIEYRFSRPIKIVDYDKERYSWSAPGSPYHIRRPAFDRNRLWIEDDTSSESEIDRKQHHIINDLGTEDAFSNSDQPASMLNAETDTEPKFPITIRSARSLQSLRMRRDPQHQGTRAIKARRVINKKGEGNVHLAHLPQRSLRYVRDIATTLVDEQWRYTLMLFVLSFVASWIFFAVLWYLIAYAHGDLLKDPTTGERLGDGNKPCVEGTTSFTGFLLFSVETQVSTGYGVIVPTEECPEAFFLLLIQIVFGLVIGGAMVGVVYAKMIRLPKRSCEMKFSKRAVICMRDGRLCLVFRVCDHKQQHVIGTQITATMLEPKRHAGSNVIERYETRLRLQNNGRVLPLWPITVCHVIDRYSPLYDTSAADLLDRRFEIVITMTGSTMTTGQSTQARTSYIPVEILWGHRFQNIIEYDPKRECYVAMNEQLDLLEEVDTPLCSARQLEEVFDELQNEHHRGADDYPSADDDSRLGASFRSKIHSRLRSNPSSFVRFNEIYSEAEEEEEEEQTMENGKQMYDDSPKDSHPVTVPMEDGTFIEPPVSVDAANRNDSKETTNLT from the exons ATGAGCCTCGA CAGTCTGGATTCGCTCACCGGAAGTCCGTATTCTGCGCGAAAAAACTGGCTCAAAGGACAGGAACATCAGCAACACATCGAATATCGATTCTCCAGACCGATCAAGATTGTGGACTACGATAAGGAGCGATATTCGTGGTCAGCGCCCGGTAGTCCTTATCACATACGTCGACCGGCCTTCGATCGAAATAGACTATG GATAGAAGACGATACGAGTTCGGAGTCGGAAATCGATCGAAAACAACATCACATCATTAACGATCTCGGGACGGAAGATGCCTTCAGCAATTCGGATCAGCCTGCATCGATGCTCAATGCGGAAACAG ACACGGAACCAAAGTTTCCAATCACGATACGAAGTGCCCGCAGCCTACAGAGTCTTCGGATGCGACGAGATCCGCAGCATCAGGGAACCAGAGCAATAAAGGCACGACGTGTCATCAACAAAAAGGGCGAAGGAAACGTTCATCTGGCCCATCTGCCGCAACGGTCGCTTCGATACGTGCGCGACATTGCCACCACGTTG GTGGACGAACAATGGCGCTACACGCTGATGCTGTTTGTGCTGAGCTTCGTTGCGAGTTGGATCTTCTTCGCGGTCCTGTGGTATCTAATCGCGTACGCGCACGGTGACCTGCTCAAGGATCCCACCACGGGCGAACGGCTCGGCGATGGCAACAAACCGTGCGTCGAAGGAACGACCAGCTTCACAGGCTTTCTCCTGTTCAGTGTCGAAACGCAGGTGTCCACCGGGTACGGTGTGATCGTCCCAACCGAGGAGTGTCCGGAAGCGTTCTTTCTACTGCTAATACAGATCGTCTTCGGACTCGTGATCGGAGGCGCGATGGTGGGTGTTGTGTACGCGAAAATGATTCGCCTTCCGAAGCGATCGTGTGAGATGAAGTTTAGCAAGCGGGCCGTGATCTGTATGCGCGATGGTCGGTTGTGCCTcgtgtttcgtgtgtgtgaccacaagcagcagcacgtgATAGGGACGCAAATAACGGCCACCATGCTCGAACCAAAGCGCCACGCCGGCTCGAACGTGATCGAACGCTACGAAACACGCCTCCGACTGCAAAACAACGGGCGTGTCTTACCCCTGTGGCCCATTACCGTCTGTCATGTGATCGATCGGTACAGCCCGCTGTACGACACTTCGGCGGCGGATCTGCTTGACCGGCGGTTCGAAATCGTGATCACAATGACGGGCAGTACGATGACTACGGGGCAGAGCACGCAGGCCCGCACCTCCTACATACCGGTGGAGATTCTGTGGGGACATCGGTTTCAAAACATCATCGAGTACGATCCGAAGCGAGAGTGTTATGTGGCGATGAACGAGCAGCTCGATCTGCTGGAGGAGGTCGACACACCGCTCTGCAGTGCACGCCAGCTGGAGGAGGTGTTCGATGAGCTGCAAAACGAGCACCATCGGGGTGCCGATGATTATCCTTCTGCGGACGATGACAGCAGGCTAGGT GCATCTTTCCGCTCAAAAATACATTCTAGACTGCGCAGCAATCCCAGCTCGTTTGTGAGATTTAACGAAATATACTCCGAagcagaagaggaagaagaagaggagcaAACGATGGAGAATGGCAAACAAATGTACGACGATTCGCCCAAGGATAGCCATCCTGTCACAGTTCCCATGGAGGACGGAACATTTATTGAACCACCGGTGTCCGTTGACGCTGCTAACCGTAACGACTCAAAGGAAACAACCAACTTAACTTAA
- the LOC120955443 gene encoding ATP-sensitive inward rectifier potassium channel 11-like isoform X3 — protein sequence MLNAETDTEPKFPITIRSARSLQSLRMRRDPQHQGTRAIKARRVINKKGEGNVHLAHLPQRSLRYVRDIATTLVDEQWRYTLMLFVLSFVASWIFFAVLWYLIAYAHGDLLKDPTTGERLGDGNKPCVEGTTSFTGFLLFSVETQVSTGYGVIVPTEECPEAFFLLLIQIVFGLVIGGAMVGVVYAKMIRLPKRSCEMKFSKRAVICMRDGRLCLVFRVCDHKQQHVIGTQITATMLEPKRHAGSNVIERYETRLRLQNNGRVLPLWPITVCHVIDRYSPLYDTSAADLLDRRFEIVITMTGSTMTTGQSTQARTSYIPVEILWGHRFQNIIEYDPKRECYVAMNEQLDLLEEVDTPLCSARQLEEVFDELQNEHHRGADDYPSADDDSRLGASFRSKIHSRLRSNPSSFVRFNEIYSEAEEEEEEEQTMENGKQMYDDSPKDSHPVTVPMEDGTFIEPPVSVDAANRNDSKETTNLT from the exons ATGCTCAATGCGGAAACAG ACACGGAACCAAAGTTTCCAATCACGATACGAAGTGCCCGCAGCCTACAGAGTCTTCGGATGCGACGAGATCCGCAGCATCAGGGAACCAGAGCAATAAAGGCACGACGTGTCATCAACAAAAAGGGCGAAGGAAACGTTCATCTGGCCCATCTGCCGCAACGGTCGCTTCGATACGTGCGCGACATTGCCACCACGTTG GTGGACGAACAATGGCGCTACACGCTGATGCTGTTTGTGCTGAGCTTCGTTGCGAGTTGGATCTTCTTCGCGGTCCTGTGGTATCTAATCGCGTACGCGCACGGTGACCTGCTCAAGGATCCCACCACGGGCGAACGGCTCGGCGATGGCAACAAACCGTGCGTCGAAGGAACGACCAGCTTCACAGGCTTTCTCCTGTTCAGTGTCGAAACGCAGGTGTCCACCGGGTACGGTGTGATCGTCCCAACCGAGGAGTGTCCGGAAGCGTTCTTTCTACTGCTAATACAGATCGTCTTCGGACTCGTGATCGGAGGCGCGATGGTGGGTGTTGTGTACGCGAAAATGATTCGCCTTCCGAAGCGATCGTGTGAGATGAAGTTTAGCAAGCGGGCCGTGATCTGTATGCGCGATGGTCGGTTGTGCCTcgtgtttcgtgtgtgtgaccacaagcagcagcacgtgATAGGGACGCAAATAACGGCCACCATGCTCGAACCAAAGCGCCACGCCGGCTCGAACGTGATCGAACGCTACGAAACACGCCTCCGACTGCAAAACAACGGGCGTGTCTTACCCCTGTGGCCCATTACCGTCTGTCATGTGATCGATCGGTACAGCCCGCTGTACGACACTTCGGCGGCGGATCTGCTTGACCGGCGGTTCGAAATCGTGATCACAATGACGGGCAGTACGATGACTACGGGGCAGAGCACGCAGGCCCGCACCTCCTACATACCGGTGGAGATTCTGTGGGGACATCGGTTTCAAAACATCATCGAGTACGATCCGAAGCGAGAGTGTTATGTGGCGATGAACGAGCAGCTCGATCTGCTGGAGGAGGTCGACACACCGCTCTGCAGTGCACGCCAGCTGGAGGAGGTGTTCGATGAGCTGCAAAACGAGCACCATCGGGGTGCCGATGATTATCCTTCTGCGGACGATGACAGCAGGCTAGGT GCATCTTTCCGCTCAAAAATACATTCTAGACTGCGCAGCAATCCCAGCTCGTTTGTGAGATTTAACGAAATATACTCCGAagcagaagaggaagaagaagaggagcaAACGATGGAGAATGGCAAACAAATGTACGACGATTCGCCCAAGGATAGCCATCCTGTCACAGTTCCCATGGAGGACGGAACATTTATTGAACCACCGGTGTCCGTTGACGCTGCTAACCGTAACGACTCAAAGGAAACAACCAACTTAACTTAA
- the LOC120955443 gene encoding ATP-sensitive inward rectifier potassium channel 11-like isoform X2, with product MSLDLDSLTGSPYSARKNWLKGQEHQQHIEYRFSRPIKIVDYDKERYSWSAPGSPYHIRRPAFDRNRLWIEDDTSSESEIDRKQHHIINDLGTEDAFSNSDQPASMLNAETDTEPKFPITIRSARSLQSLRMRRDPQHQGTRAIKARRVINKKGEGNVHLAHLPQRSLRYVRDIATTLVDEQWRYTLMLFVLSFVASWIFFAVLWYLIAYAHGDLLKDPTTGERLGDGNKPCVEGTTSFTGFLLFSVETQVSTGYGVIVPTEECPEAFFLLLIQIVFGLVIGGAMVGVVYAKMIRLPKRSCEMKFSKRAVICMRDGRLCLVFRVCDHKQQHVIGTQITATMLEPKRHAGSNVIERYETRLRLQNNGRVLPLWPITVCHVIDRYSPLYDTSAADLLDRRFEIVITMTGSTMTTGQSTQARTSYIPVEILWGHRFQNIIEYDPKRECYVAMNEQLDLLEEVDTPLCSARQLEEVFDELQNEHHRGADDYPSADDDSRLGASFRSKIHSRLRSNPSSFVRFNEIYSEAEEEEEEEQTMENGKQMYDDSPKDSHPVTVPMEDGTFIEPPVSVDAANRNDSKETTNLT from the exons ATGAGCCTCGA TCTGGATTCGCTCACCGGAAGTCCGTATTCTGCGCGAAAAAACTGGCTCAAAGGACAGGAACATCAGCAACACATCGAATATCGATTCTCCAGACCGATCAAGATTGTGGACTACGATAAGGAGCGATATTCGTGGTCAGCGCCCGGTAGTCCTTATCACATACGTCGACCGGCCTTCGATCGAAATAGACTATG GATAGAAGACGATACGAGTTCGGAGTCGGAAATCGATCGAAAACAACATCACATCATTAACGATCTCGGGACGGAAGATGCCTTCAGCAATTCGGATCAGCCTGCATCGATGCTCAATGCGGAAACAG ACACGGAACCAAAGTTTCCAATCACGATACGAAGTGCCCGCAGCCTACAGAGTCTTCGGATGCGACGAGATCCGCAGCATCAGGGAACCAGAGCAATAAAGGCACGACGTGTCATCAACAAAAAGGGCGAAGGAAACGTTCATCTGGCCCATCTGCCGCAACGGTCGCTTCGATACGTGCGCGACATTGCCACCACGTTG GTGGACGAACAATGGCGCTACACGCTGATGCTGTTTGTGCTGAGCTTCGTTGCGAGTTGGATCTTCTTCGCGGTCCTGTGGTATCTAATCGCGTACGCGCACGGTGACCTGCTCAAGGATCCCACCACGGGCGAACGGCTCGGCGATGGCAACAAACCGTGCGTCGAAGGAACGACCAGCTTCACAGGCTTTCTCCTGTTCAGTGTCGAAACGCAGGTGTCCACCGGGTACGGTGTGATCGTCCCAACCGAGGAGTGTCCGGAAGCGTTCTTTCTACTGCTAATACAGATCGTCTTCGGACTCGTGATCGGAGGCGCGATGGTGGGTGTTGTGTACGCGAAAATGATTCGCCTTCCGAAGCGATCGTGTGAGATGAAGTTTAGCAAGCGGGCCGTGATCTGTATGCGCGATGGTCGGTTGTGCCTcgtgtttcgtgtgtgtgaccacaagcagcagcacgtgATAGGGACGCAAATAACGGCCACCATGCTCGAACCAAAGCGCCACGCCGGCTCGAACGTGATCGAACGCTACGAAACACGCCTCCGACTGCAAAACAACGGGCGTGTCTTACCCCTGTGGCCCATTACCGTCTGTCATGTGATCGATCGGTACAGCCCGCTGTACGACACTTCGGCGGCGGATCTGCTTGACCGGCGGTTCGAAATCGTGATCACAATGACGGGCAGTACGATGACTACGGGGCAGAGCACGCAGGCCCGCACCTCCTACATACCGGTGGAGATTCTGTGGGGACATCGGTTTCAAAACATCATCGAGTACGATCCGAAGCGAGAGTGTTATGTGGCGATGAACGAGCAGCTCGATCTGCTGGAGGAGGTCGACACACCGCTCTGCAGTGCACGCCAGCTGGAGGAGGTGTTCGATGAGCTGCAAAACGAGCACCATCGGGGTGCCGATGATTATCCTTCTGCGGACGATGACAGCAGGCTAGGT GCATCTTTCCGCTCAAAAATACATTCTAGACTGCGCAGCAATCCCAGCTCGTTTGTGAGATTTAACGAAATATACTCCGAagcagaagaggaagaagaagaggagcaAACGATGGAGAATGGCAAACAAATGTACGACGATTCGCCCAAGGATAGCCATCCTGTCACAGTTCCCATGGAGGACGGAACATTTATTGAACCACCGGTGTCCGTTGACGCTGCTAACCGTAACGACTCAAAGGAAACAACCAACTTAACTTAA